A genomic window from Lotus japonicus ecotype B-129 chromosome 1, LjGifu_v1.2 includes:
- the LOC130732473 gene encoding hydroquinone glucosyltransferase-like, producing MAKTTHIAVISSPGFSHLVPIVEFTKRLISHHPNFHVTCIIPSLGSPPESSKSYLDTLPSYINSIFLPPINREDLPEKAHPAFLIQLTITFSLPSIHEALKSLTSKAPLIALVADPFAIQALDFAKEFNSLSYLYFPCSATVLSVILHLPKLDEQISGEYRDLKEPINLPGCVPLMGSDLPAPTQDRSSEGYMRFLESCKRISSAADGILINTFLEMESGAVRALEEEWNGKIRVYPLGPITQIGSIIEANDNECLKWLENQPPSSVVYVSFGSGGTLTQHQIDELALGLELSGVRFLWVLRAPSDSVNAAYLEAGNEDPLQFLPSGFLERTKEQGLVVPSWAPQVQVLAHSSVGGFLSHCGWNSVLESMQEGVPIIAWPLFAEQRMNAVMLADGLRVALRVKFNEDGIVEKEEIAKVVKSLMECEEGDAMRKRMRDLKVSAADAIKDGSSTRTLIKVASQWENLGGI from the coding sequence ATGGCAAAAACAACTCACATAGCTGTCATTTCAAGCCCTGGTTTCAGCCACCTAGTTCCAATAGTAGAGTTCACCAAGCGACTCATATCTCACCACCCCAATTTCCATGTCACCTGCATCATTCCCTCACTTGGGTCACCACCAGAATCCTCAAAATCCTACCTTGACACCCTCCCTTCATACATAAACTCCATCTTCCTTCCCCCAATCAACAGAGAAGACTTACCCGAAAAAGCACACCCTGCATTCCTAATTCAACTCACTATCACTTTCTCACTACCATCAATCCATGAAGCCCTGAAATCCCTCACCTCAAAAGCACCATTAATAGCGTTGGTTGCTGATCCTTTCGCGATTCAAGCGCTGGATTTCGCGAAAGAGTTCAACTCCTTGTCTTACCTTTACTTCCCTTGTTCAGCCACGGTGCTTTCAGTGATTCTACACCTGCCAAAACTTGATGAACAAATATCAGGTGAGTACAGAGATCTCAAAGAGCCTATAAACTTACCAGGCTGTGTTCCACTCATGGGGAGTGATCTTCCAGCACCAACTCAAGATCGGTCTAGTGAAGGTTACATGCGATTTCTTGAAAGTTGCAAAAGGATTTCTTCAGCTGCTGATGGAATCTTGATCAACACCTTCTTAGAGATGGAATCTGGTGCAGTGAGAGCATTGGAAGAGGAATGGAATGGGAAAATCAGAGTTTACCCTCTTGGACCCATCACACAAATTGGGTCAATAATTGAGGCTAACGATAATGAGTGTTTGAAATGGTTGGAAAACCAACCTCCTAGTTCTGTGGTGTATGTTTCTTTTGGAAGTGGAGGAACACTCACTCAACACCAAATTGATGAGCTTGCTTTGGGTTTGGAATTGAGTGGTGTGAGATTCTTGTGGGTTTTGAGAGCTCCAAGTGATTCAGTTAATGCTGCTTATCTTGAGGCTGGAAATGAGGATCCTTTGCAATTCTTACCAAGTGGGTTTTTGGAGAGAACCAAAGAGCAAGGCTTGGTTGTTCCTTCTTGGGCACCTCAGGTTCAAGTACTTGCTCATAGTTCAGTTGGTGGGTTCCTATCCCACTGTGGTTGGAATTCTGTTTTGGAGAGCATGCAAGAGGGAGTGCCTATAATAGCATGGCCACTCTTTGCAGAGCAGAGGATGAATGCAGTGATGTTAGCTGATGGTCTTAGAGTGGCATTGAGGGTGAAATTTAATGAGGATGGCATAGTGGAAAAGGAGGAGATTGCAAAGGTGGTGAAAAGTCTAATGGAATGTGAAGAAGGTGATGCAATGCGCAAAAGAATGAGGGATTTAAAGGTTTCTGCTGCTGATGCAATCAAAGATGGTTCTTCAACACGGACCCTGATTAAGGTTGCTAGCCAATGGGAAAATTTGGGCGGGATTTAG
- the LOC130729468 gene encoding hydroquinone glucosyltransferase-like, whose translation MAKTTHIAVISSPGFSHLVPIVEFTKRLISHHPNFHVSCIIPSLGSPPESSKSYLETLPSYINPIFLPPINREDVPKKAYPGVLIQLTVNLSLPSIHEALKSLTSKAPLIALIADSFAIQALDFAKEFNSMSYLYHPCGATVLSLMLHMPKLDEQVSIEYSDLKEPIKLPGCVPLMGSDLPAPTQDRSSEGYKQFLERCKRVSLAADGILINTFLEMESGPIRALQEEWNGKIRVYPVGPITQIGSIIEANDNECLKWLENQPPSSVVYVSFGSGGTLTQHQIDELALGLELSGVRFLWVLRAPSDSVGAAYLEAGNKDPLQFLPSGFLERTKQQGLVVPSWAPQVQVLAHSSVGGFLSHCGWNSVLESMQEGVPIIAWPLFAEQRMNAVMLADGLRVALRVKFNEDGIVEKEEIAKVVKSLMEGEEGDAMRKRMRDLKDSAADAIKDGGSSTQTLIKVASQWENMGGI comes from the coding sequence ATGGCAAAAACAACTCACATAGCTGTTATTTCAAGCCCTGGTTTCAGCCACCTAGTTCCAATAGTAGAGTTCACCAAGCGACTCATCTCTCACCACCCCAATTTCCATGTCTCTTGCATCATTCCCTCACTTGGGTCACCACCAGAATCCTCAAAGTCCTACCTTGAAACCCTCCCTTCATACATAAACCCCATCTTCCTCCCCCCAATCAACAGAGAAGACGTACCCAAAAAAGCATACCCTGGAGTACTAATTCAACTCACTGTAAATCTCTCACTGCCATCAATCCATGAAGCCCTGAAATCCCTCACCTCAAAAGCCCCATTAATCGCGCTGATTGCTGATTCATTCGCGATTCAAGCGCTGGATTTCGCGAAAGAGTTCAACTCCATGTCTTACCTTTACCACCCTTGTGGAGCCACAGTTCTGTCACTGATGCTACACATGCCAAAACTTGATGAGCAAGTTTCAATTGAGTACAGTGATCTTAAAGAGCCTATAAAGTTACCAGGTTGTGTTCCACTCATGGGGAGTGATCTTCCAGCACCAACCCAAGATCGGTCTAGTGAAGGTTACAAGCAATTTCTTGAACGTTGCAAAAGGGTTTCTTTAGCTGCTGATGGAATATTGATCAACACTTTCTTAGAGATGGAATCTGGTCCTATAAGAGCATTACAAGAGGAATGGAATGGGAAAATCAGAGTTTACCCTGTTGGACCCATCACACAAATTGGGTCAATAATTGAGGCTAATGATAATGAGTGTTTGAAATGGTTGGAAAACCAACCTCCTAGTTCTGTGGTGTATGTTTCTTTTGGAAGTGGAGGAACACTCACTCAACACCAAATTGATGAGCTTGCTTTGGGTTTGGAATTGAGTGGTGTGAGATTCTTGTGGGTTTTGAGAGCTCCAAGTGATTCAGTTGGTGCTGCTTATCTTGAGGCTGGAAATAAGGACCCTTTGCAATTCTTACCAAGTGGATTTTTGGAGAGAACCAAACAGCAAGGCTTGGTTGTTCCTTCATGGGCACCTCAGGTTCAAGTACTTGCTCATAGTTCAGTTGGTGGGTTCCTATCCCACTGTGGTTGGAATTCTGTTTTGGAGAGCATGCAAGAGGGAGTGCCTATAATAGCATGGCCACTCTTTGCAGAGCAGAGGATGAATGCAGTGATGTTAGCTGATGGTCTTAGAGTGGCATTGAGGGTAAAATTTAATGAGGATGGCATAGTAGAAAAGGAGGAGATTGCAAAGGTGGTGAAAAGTCTAATGGAAGGTGAAGAAGGTGATGCAATGCGCAAAAGAATGAGGGATTTGAAGGATTCTGCTGCTGATGCAATCAAAGATGGCGGTTCTTCAACACAGACCCTGATTAAGGTTGCTAGCCAATGGGAAAATATGGGTGGGATTTAG
- the LOC130729469 gene encoding hydroquinone glucosyltransferase-like, translating to MAKTIHIAAVSIPAFSHQASIIEFCKKLLHLHHHYHVTCIFPTIDAPVAATLKLLQSLPSTIDFKFLPPVNKQDLPQDVSPAVQIQLAVSQSMPSFRDTMRSLHSTTPHLTALIADPFANEALEIGKEFNLLSYIYFPPSAMTLSLFLHLPKLHEEVSCEYRDLTEPIQIPGCIPIQGQDLPEHFQDRSSLAYDLILKRCKRFSLADGFLVNSFLELEEGTVKALQEQNRGNRGENRGNRGKNRGNRDSPVFLVGPVIQTGPSSEPKGSESEYCVRWLENQIPKSVLYVSFGSGGTLSQEQMNELAFGLELSGQKFLWVVRAPSDSANAAYLGVGNEDPLKFLPSGFIERTKGQGLVIPSWAPQTQILSHSSIGGFLTHCGWNSVLESIVLGVPMITWPLFAEQRMNAVLLTDGVKVALRPKFDENGIVKREEIAVVVKGLMQGEEGNGIHHRIEVLKEAAADALKEDGSSTRALSQFGNQIENFLALK from the coding sequence ATGGCCAAAACAATTCACATAGCAGCAGTTTCAATCCCTGCATTCAGCCACCAAGCCTCCATCATCGAGTTCTGCAAGAAACTCCTCcatctccaccaccactaccatgtCACCTGCATCTTCCCCACCATCGACGCCCCCGTCGCCGCCACCCTCAAACTCCTCCAATCTCTCCCTTCCACCATAGACTTCAAATTTCTCCCTCCAGTGAACAAGCAAGACCTCCCGCAAGATGTTTCCCCTGCAGTGCAGATCCAACTTGCAGTGTCTCAATCCATGCCATCATTCAGAGACACTATGCGTTCATTGCATTCCACCACACCACATTTAACTGCTTTAATTGCTGACCCTTttgcaaatgaagcattagaaaTAGGAAAAGAGTTCAACCTCTTGTCTTACATTTACTTCCCTCCTTCTGCAATGACCCTGTCACTGTTCTTGCATTTGCCAAAGCTGCATGAGGAAGTTTCATGTGAGTACAGAGATCTCACTGAGCCTATTCAGATCCCTGGTTGCATCCCTATTCAAGGTCAAGATCTCCCTGAGCACTTTCAAGATCGGTCAAGCCTTGCCTATGATTTGATCCTTAAACGATGCAAAAGGTTCTCTTTAGCTGATGGTTTCTTGGTTAATAGCTTCTTAGAATTGGAGGAAGGTACAGTGAAAGCCCTGCAAGAACAAAACAGAGGAAACAGAGGAGAAAACAGAGGAAACAGAGGAAAAAACAGAGGAAACAGAGATTCCCCTGTTTTTCTGGTTGGACCAGTTATCCAAACTGGGCCAAGTAGTGAACCAAAAGGGTCAGAATCAGAGTACTGTGTGAGGTGGTTGGAGAATCAGATTCCAAAATCTGTTTTGTATGTGTCATTTGGAAGTGGAGGCACACTCTCCCAAGAACAGATGAacgagctagcttttgggttagaGTTGAGTGGTCAGAAATTCTTGTGGGTTGTGAGAGCGCCTAGTGATTCAGCTAATGCAGCTTATCTTGGTGTTGGAAATGAAGACCCTTTGAAGTTCTTACCATCTGGGTTCATAGAAAGAACCAAAGGACAAGGGTTAGTTATTCCTTCTTGGGCACCTCAGACTCAAATTCTGAGTCACAGTTCAATTGGTGGGTTTTTAACACACTGTGGTTGGAATTCAGTACTTGAGAGCATTGTGTTGGGGGTGCCAATGATTACTTGGCCATTGTTTGCAGAGCAGAGAATGAATGCTGTTTTGCTAACTGATGGGGTTAAAGTGGCATTGAGGCCAAAGTTTGATGAAAATGGCATAGTGAAAAGAGAGGAAATTGCTGTGGTGGTGAAAGGTCTAATGCAGGGTGAAGAAGGAAATGGAATTCACCATAGAATTGAAGTGCTCAAAGAGGCTGCTGCTGATGCATTGAAAGAAGATGGGTCCTCCACTAGGGCACTGTCCCAATTTGGCAACCAAATTGAAAACTTCCTGGCACTAAAGTGA